CAAAGCCATCGCGCGCGTGATCGTGCTGGTCGTAGTGCACAAACTTTCGAAAGAACCGACGCTGGTGCACGCGGGGAACGTGGATGAGGATCGCACCGCGCGGCGTGAGGAGCCCCGCGAGCGAGCGAAGTGCCTCCTCCGGATGCGCGAGGTGCTCAAAGACATCCACACTGTAGATGATAGCATATCGCGCGTCGGGAGGCCCGACGGGTGTCGTTGCAAGCTGCTCGATATCCGCACGGTACGCTCGGAGCATCAACGGATGCACAGCGGTAAACCGACGTTGTGCGAGCGCGACGAGTCGCTCATCAATGTCAACCGCATCCACAGGACACGCGAACATGCGCGCACACCAGAGCGCGTTATCCCCGCGCCCGCACCCCGCATCGAGGATGCACTGCGGACGCAGGTGGCGCAACGCGCGATGGAGCGCGCGGCGACGAATGACCTCGCCGATGTGTCGTCGCCCCCATGAGAGGAGGAGCTGTTCTCGGAGTGGCATAGATCTCCATGCTAGCATGACACGTCGTTCCATACCGCGCGTGGAACGCACAACACCGCGCGTACTACGCGCGGTGTTGTGCCCAATACACCCCCCATTATCGTGTCATTGCGAGGAGCAAGTCCGCGAGCGACGTGACAATCCCGGTCATACCAGCACAATGGTGAAAGCCGTGTACAGTCTATGACCGGGATTGCCACGTCGCGGACTCCTCGCAATGACACACTGATGATTTGAACCCACGACCCATCGCTTACCACGCAATGAGCGAGAGACGTAGCAATGTCTTACGCCTAAGCCGATGGTGGGATGCGATGTTTTCCGCAGGGGATGCCCCTGCGCGACCCCGCCACATCGTCACGCGCGGGTCGGGCAGAGCCCTTCCACCCGCACGCGCCGATGCGCCCCACAACCCATCGCTTACCAACCGACGAACGAGAGCCCGAATGCCTGACGCCCACAGCCGATGGTGGGATTTGAACCCACGACCCATCGCTTACGAAGCGATTGCTCTACCACTGAGCTACATCGGCAAGGGGCGTCAGGTATTCGAGACCGAACAAAACAACAGGGTACCACGAGCGGGTGAGGGGAATCGAACCCCCGTCTCAAGCTTGGGAAGCTCGCATTCTGCCATTG
This genomic window from bacterium contains:
- a CDS encoding class I SAM-dependent methyltransferase encodes the protein MPLREQLLLSWGRRHIGEVIRRRALHRALRHLRPQCILDAGCGRGDNALWCARMFACPVDAVDIDERLVALAQRRFTAVHPLMLRAYRADIEQLATTPVGPPDARYAIIYSVDVFEHLAHPEEALRSLAGLLTPRGAILIHVPRVHQRRFFRKFVHYDQHDHARDGFEPEELVTLATCAGLHVAAMRHTFGPPGALAWELFQLAQGIGKWFALLTYPVPWLLAQIDGSFRWKRGNGILVTLRA